The following proteins are encoded in a genomic region of Spirosoma sp. SC4-14:
- the yihA gene encoding ribosome biogenesis GTP-binding protein YihA/YsxC has translation MPVKQAEFFVSNSDPAKCPKPDRPEYAFIGRSNVGKSSLINMLTSRSSLAKISGKPGKTQLINHFLIDNEWYLVDLPGYGYAQVSKTEREKFAALIDGYLTSRPNLLCIFVLVDSRIEPQKLDLDFMYNLGERGLPFVIVFTKTEKLSQVKLNAALETYRARLLEVWEEAPQFFVTSAVKATGREELLAFIRPLNQEFKK, from the coding sequence ATGCCCGTTAAACAAGCCGAATTTTTTGTTAGCAACTCCGATCCGGCAAAATGCCCTAAACCCGACCGGCCCGAATATGCATTTATTGGCCGCTCAAACGTGGGTAAATCGTCGTTGATCAATATGTTGACAAGCCGTTCGTCGCTCGCCAAAATCTCTGGCAAACCCGGCAAAACGCAGCTTATCAACCATTTTCTGATCGATAATGAGTGGTATCTGGTCGATTTGCCCGGATATGGCTATGCCCAGGTTAGCAAAACCGAGCGGGAAAAATTTGCGGCTCTCATCGACGGTTATCTGACCAGCCGCCCCAATCTATTGTGTATTTTTGTGCTGGTCGATTCGCGCATTGAGCCCCAGAAACTCGATCTCGATTTTATGTATAACCTGGGAGAGCGTGGGTTGCCATTCGTAATCGTATTCACAAAAACCGAGAAATTAAGCCAGGTGAAACTGAACGCTGCGCTGGAAACCTACCGCGCCAGATTGCTGGAGGTGTGGGAAGAAGCACCCCAGTTTTTTGTTACATCAGCGGTGAAGGCCACCGGTCGCGAAGAGCTCCTGGCGTTTATTCGGCCGCTGAATCAGGAATTTAAAAAATGA
- a CDS encoding DUF5606 domain-containing protein, which translates to MEALKQIANIAGHSGLFRILKPSRNGVIVESLDDKKAKTMMGPTARVSVLNDISIYVDTPEQSVPLATVLLAINDKYGKTVTADPKGSNNELADFMASVVPDYDRERVRPTDIKKLIVWYGILSQYAPELFEKTADEVSEPESTETGTAETETEEKA; encoded by the coding sequence ATGGAAGCATTAAAACAAATTGCCAACATTGCTGGTCACAGCGGTCTGTTTCGGATTCTTAAACCAAGCCGAAATGGCGTTATTGTTGAGTCTTTAGATGATAAAAAGGCGAAAACAATGATGGGACCAACGGCACGCGTTTCGGTTCTGAACGATATTTCTATTTATGTCGACACACCCGAACAGTCGGTTCCGCTCGCTACGGTGTTGCTGGCAATTAATGATAAATACGGCAAAACAGTGACCGCCGATCCCAAAGGATCGAATAACGAACTGGCCGATTTTATGGCGTCGGTAGTGCCCGATTATGACCGCGAACGGGTTCGGCCAACCGACATTAAGAAGTTAATTGTGTGGTATGGTATTCTGAGTCAGTATGCGCCTGAGCTATTTGAAAAAACCGCCGACGAAGTCTCGGAACCAGAGTCGACAGAAACAGGAACGGCTGAGACCGAAACCGAAGAAAAAGCTTAA
- a CDS encoding transglutaminase family protein, with product MNYRLLHKTQYDYSENVNNYHGLACVTPKNLSRQTRTDFSLSIYPTPDEIYTHTDYFDNTIHYFSIHKPHNKLVILAKSTLETHSSASAVVPITNKEVREGIRSDGTLKNMLLDYMLPSPFVQWDDEIKRFGADCFADTVSFYESAKRLCHKIYTEFTYVPGFTTIHTPLKTVLRERKGVCQDFSHLFIACLRSMGFAARYISGYLETQPLPGKPKLQGSDATHAWVSVYVPGMGWCDFDPTNDLIPQERHITTAWGRDFGDVSPLKGIIFSTGKHTFRVEVDVIPI from the coding sequence ATGAATTATAGATTGCTGCATAAAACCCAGTACGATTATAGCGAGAATGTGAATAACTATCATGGTCTGGCTTGTGTAACCCCAAAAAATCTGTCTCGTCAGACCCGCACCGATTTTTCGCTGTCGATTTATCCAACTCCTGATGAAATTTATACTCACACAGATTATTTTGACAATACAATTCATTATTTCTCCATTCATAAACCTCATAACAAACTCGTCATTTTAGCCAAAAGCACCCTCGAAACTCATTCGTCAGCCAGTGCTGTTGTGCCCATTACCAACAAAGAAGTCAGAGAAGGAATTCGAAGCGATGGTACCCTGAAAAATATGCTTCTCGACTATATGCTACCGAGCCCGTTTGTTCAGTGGGACGACGAAATCAAACGGTTTGGAGCCGATTGTTTTGCCGATACGGTATCCTTTTATGAAAGTGCGAAACGACTATGCCATAAAATTTATACAGAATTTACGTATGTGCCGGGTTTCACAACGATTCATACTCCGCTAAAAACGGTATTGCGGGAACGAAAAGGCGTATGTCAGGATTTCTCCCATCTGTTTATCGCCTGCCTGCGCAGCATGGGCTTTGCAGCCCGTTACATCAGCGGTTACCTCGAAACGCAGCCTCTTCCCGGCAAGCCCAAATTACAAGGTTCCGATGCCACTCACGCCTGGGTGTCGGTCTATGTTCCTGGAATGGGCTGGTGCGATTTCGACCCAACCAACGACCTCATTCCGCAGGAACGCCATATTACAACAGCCTGGGGGCGCGATTTTGGCGATGTTTCGCCTTTGAAAGGGATTATTTTCAGCACGGGCAAACATACCTTCAGGGTTGAGGTCGATGTGATACCCATTTGA
- a CDS encoding circularly permuted type 2 ATP-grasp protein has translation MVSEPTRSLLDLYQTKLSSYDEVLAPDGTLKPHWRKLFSALEKIGSNELENRAQEIKNKIRENGVTYNIYQRPGGLNSPWKLDLIPFLIEQKEWQAISKGLQQRAILLDLILRDIYGERRMIKDRILPAELVFNNTGFFRSCHDVKLPTQNQLIMYAADMARGPDGRMWVVDNRTQAPSGSGYALENRVLISKIMPELAQDMHVRRLSPFFTQAQQSIFKVFREKSENLNVVYLTPGPNNETYFEQAYLASYLGYTLVQGDDLIVKNGFVWIKAIDSLQRVDIIIRRIDDEWCDPLELRIDSKLGVPGLLQVIRNGNVMVINPPGTSAVENSAFNAFLPSLCRYFLSEELILPSVATWWCGQPRELQNTLDNLGNLIIKKANRKQVFRSVYGKQLSAQQLEELRAQILQNPTEYVAQEEVSFSTTPAFVDGRIEPRYAAIRAFLTATPTGYQVMEGGLTRSSIQKDRFSFSNQYGSISKDTWIVSNEAEIIRERVKVPAIVYQQAHSSLPSRSAENLYWAARYSERSMSATSFLMITLNALSFQRNFGIQTKTQHIDILLKTVSSLIQVEPHFSDEHKEFFKNPYPIIAENIASSTQAGSITSSVQSFLRAMLSVRERWNNVTWRAIDVIEHINQKLQQIRPNQNPNDTHNLLNDLQSSLFTFYGIVSESIPRNHGYYLFETGKLIERILSKITILRSIFSIKTEPFIENELMEIVLMNHVALSHYRSTYKTNFEKEYVLDMILLDRQIPSSLSYLLDSLDYSLSQLPQSSERLSKSRKAILEAVTQIKLIDVSDIATVEPSTQAYEKLSIVLSRVYNLILLVSDYTTNQYFNHTATQHSITETIVDLENEL, from the coding sequence ATGGTTTCAGAACCTACCCGTAGTTTGCTAGACCTATACCAAACTAAACTTAGCTCGTATGATGAGGTATTAGCACCCGATGGCACCTTAAAGCCGCATTGGCGAAAGTTATTTTCTGCATTAGAAAAAATTGGCAGTAACGAACTGGAAAATCGTGCGCAGGAAATAAAAAATAAGATTCGGGAAAACGGTGTCACCTACAATATTTACCAACGCCCAGGTGGCTTGAACAGCCCGTGGAAACTGGATCTGATTCCGTTCCTGATCGAACAGAAAGAATGGCAGGCCATATCGAAGGGGTTGCAGCAACGGGCGATATTGCTGGATTTGATTCTCCGCGACATCTATGGTGAGCGCCGGATGATTAAAGACCGAATACTCCCGGCCGAACTGGTCTTTAACAATACGGGATTTTTCCGATCCTGCCACGATGTAAAACTCCCTACCCAAAACCAGTTGATCATGTATGCTGCTGATATGGCTCGTGGTCCCGATGGCCGTATGTGGGTGGTTGATAATCGAACGCAGGCTCCGTCGGGGTCGGGCTACGCGCTGGAGAACCGAGTGCTCATCAGCAAAATTATGCCCGAGCTGGCACAGGATATGCACGTACGTCGGCTTTCGCCTTTTTTCACCCAGGCGCAGCAATCCATATTTAAAGTCTTCCGCGAAAAATCGGAAAACCTGAATGTGGTTTACCTCACTCCCGGCCCCAACAACGAAACCTATTTTGAACAGGCTTATCTGGCTTCCTACCTGGGCTATACGCTCGTTCAGGGCGACGATCTGATCGTTAAAAACGGGTTTGTCTGGATTAAAGCTATTGATAGTCTACAACGGGTCGACATCATTATCCGGCGCATCGACGACGAATGGTGTGACCCGCTTGAGCTTCGCATCGATTCGAAATTGGGAGTACCGGGTCTGTTGCAGGTTATTCGCAATGGCAATGTGATGGTTATTAACCCGCCGGGAACCAGTGCGGTCGAAAATTCGGCCTTCAATGCCTTTTTGCCATCGTTGTGCCGGTATTTTCTGAGCGAAGAGCTAATTCTGCCTTCGGTGGCAACCTGGTGGTGTGGCCAGCCCAGGGAACTCCAGAACACGCTGGACAATCTGGGCAACCTGATTATAAAAAAGGCCAACAGAAAACAGGTTTTTCGCTCGGTCTATGGCAAACAGCTCTCAGCTCAGCAACTGGAGGAGCTTCGCGCTCAGATTTTGCAAAACCCAACGGAATATGTCGCTCAGGAAGAAGTCAGTTTCTCAACAACACCGGCTTTTGTCGATGGCAGGATTGAGCCACGTTACGCGGCCATACGGGCTTTTCTGACCGCAACGCCAACGGGCTATCAGGTAATGGAAGGTGGCTTAACGCGCAGTTCGATCCAGAAAGACAGGTTTTCGTTTTCCAATCAATACGGCAGCATTTCAAAAGACACCTGGATTGTGTCGAACGAGGCCGAGATAATTCGGGAACGGGTTAAAGTTCCGGCTATTGTTTATCAGCAAGCCCATTCGTCGCTACCGAGCCGAAGCGCCGAAAACCTATATTGGGCCGCTCGCTACAGCGAGCGGAGCATGAGTGCCACCAGCTTTCTGATGATTACGCTCAATGCCCTAAGCTTTCAGCGCAATTTTGGCATTCAGACCAAAACGCAGCATATCGATATATTGCTGAAAACGGTATCGAGCCTTATTCAGGTAGAACCTCATTTTTCGGACGAGCATAAAGAGTTTTTCAAAAATCCTTATCCAATCATTGCCGAAAATATAGCGAGCAGCACCCAGGCTGGCAGCATCACCTCATCCGTTCAATCGTTTCTGCGAGCCATGCTTTCGGTGCGCGAACGGTGGAATAACGTAACCTGGCGCGCCATTGATGTTATTGAGCATATAAACCAGAAGCTTCAGCAGATTCGCCCCAATCAAAACCCAAACGACACTCATAACCTCCTGAATGATTTGCAGAGCAGTTTGTTCACGTTCTACGGAATCGTTAGCGAATCGATCCCCCGAAACCACGGATACTATCTGTTTGAAACGGGGAAGTTGATTGAACGAATTTTGTCGAAGATTACCATCCTTCGGTCTATCTTTAGCATTAAAACTGAGCCCTTTATTGAGAATGAATTGATGGAGATTGTGCTGATGAATCATGTTGCCTTATCGCACTATCGATCTACCTACAAGACCAATTTCGAAAAAGAATATGTGCTGGATATGATTCTGCTGGACCGGCAAATTCCGTCTTCGCTATCCTATTTGCTGGATTCGCTCGACTATAGCCTTAGCCAGTTGCCTCAATCGTCGGAACGGCTAAGCAAATCCCGAAAGGCTATTCTGGAAGCCGTTACGCAGATTAAGCTCATTGACGTATCAGACATTGCAACCGTTGAGCCCAGCACACAGGCTTATGAGAAATTAAGTATCGTTTTATCGCGTGTGTACAACTTGATTTTATTGGTATCCGACTATACAACCAACCAGTATTTTAATCATACAGCTACGCAACACTCGATCACAGAAACCATCGTAGATCTGGAAAATGAATTATAG
- a CDS encoding transglutaminase family protein, which produces MAIKVAISHKTTYKFDRLVGLSPHVFRLRPAPHSRTAIESYSFKIFPQNHFINWQQDPFGNYQARVVFPEKTKELRIEVEVLARMEVINPFDFFIEEYAETVPFRYDEHLQTELTPYLEIKENGPLLNEWLVQNTIAEATPTVDYLVHLNQRLNQTLAYNIRMEPGVQSCEESLTIRSGSCRDSAWLLVQILRHLGIASRFVSGYLVQLTADVKSLDGPSGPEADFTDLHAWAEAYIPGAGWIGLDPTSGLFAGEGHIPLCCTPHYKSAAPVTGATDVCEVTFAYENQVFRIFEDPRVTKPYTEDQWQQILKVGDDVEKDLQAGDVRMTMGGEPTFVSIDDNESPEWNSAADGPLKRKLSYDLALRLKNRFAHGGLLHFGQGKWYPGEPFPRWQYGLYWRKDGLPIWKNDDLIAKEAQTSFTFREAETFINELARCLGLSVNNITPAYEDPIYWALEENKIPVNLDPLDIDLSDSIERRTLASILEKGLNNPAGFVLPVEWDSNTNSWVSCVWEFRRKSCFLVPGNSPIGLRLPLSSLPHVTKNRRKQPVERSLFEELPVLGSYQSVVESRYGSETSPYRAPVGQEPKPKADEKPAEKATTEKTPLFEVDTIRTAISLEARDGIIYVFLPPVDYLEHYLDLIASLEATAETLQMPIRVEGYTPPSDYRIQKLVVSPDPGVIEVNVHPAASWQELVDNTTALYEEAFLARLGTEKFMVDGRHTGTGGGNHVTIGGAKPADSPILRRPDLLRSLITYWQHHPALSYLFAGPFIGPTSQAPRIDEGRDERLYEVEIAFDQIPEDREVPFWMVDRIFRNLLVDITGNTHRTEFCIDKLYSPDSSTGRLGILEFRAFDMPPHKHMNLVQTLLVRALVSMFWKQPYKKKLIRWGTELHDQFLLPHFVYLDMVDVVTDLKAAGYPFDISWFDPFFEFRFPHHGTITVDNIQMQLRLGIEPWHVLGEELSNAGTARFVDSSLERLQVKVSGFVDGRHILLCNGCRVPLRSTGIKGEYVAGIRYKAWNPPSALHPTIGVDAPLILDIIDTWNNRVLGGCTYFVSHPGGRSFDTYPINSYEAESRRISRFWGFGHTPSQTDAIPVPVKFSPTISRFVAEHKKDLRVDTPLELVNQDYPHTLDLRRFWRAK; this is translated from the coding sequence ATGGCTATTAAAGTTGCAATTTCCCATAAAACAACCTACAAATTTGATCGTCTGGTTGGGCTTTCTCCTCATGTGTTTCGTCTTCGTCCGGCTCCTCACTCACGCACAGCCATAGAGAGTTATTCGTTTAAAATCTTCCCCCAAAATCATTTTATAAACTGGCAGCAAGATCCGTTTGGCAACTACCAGGCCCGGGTTGTATTTCCCGAAAAAACGAAGGAATTACGGATCGAGGTAGAAGTATTAGCCCGGATGGAGGTTATTAACCCGTTCGATTTCTTCATTGAAGAATATGCCGAAACGGTTCCTTTCCGCTACGACGAACACCTGCAAACAGAGCTAACGCCCTACCTGGAAATCAAAGAGAACGGCCCGTTACTTAACGAATGGCTCGTGCAGAACACCATTGCCGAAGCTACACCAACGGTCGATTATCTGGTTCATCTTAACCAACGGCTAAATCAGACGCTTGCCTATAACATCAGAATGGAGCCAGGAGTGCAATCGTGCGAAGAATCGCTGACCATACGAAGCGGTTCCTGCCGCGATTCGGCCTGGTTGCTGGTGCAGATTCTGCGGCATTTAGGCATTGCTTCCCGCTTTGTATCGGGTTATCTGGTTCAACTCACCGCCGACGTCAAGTCGCTGGATGGGCCGTCGGGACCCGAAGCTGATTTTACCGACTTACACGCCTGGGCCGAAGCCTATATTCCGGGAGCGGGCTGGATTGGCCTCGATCCGACATCGGGTTTGTTTGCCGGAGAAGGGCATATTCCGCTCTGCTGCACTCCCCACTACAAAAGTGCGGCTCCCGTTACGGGCGCTACAGATGTATGCGAAGTAACGTTTGCGTATGAAAACCAGGTTTTTCGAATTTTCGAAGATCCGCGCGTTACCAAGCCCTATACCGAAGATCAGTGGCAACAGATTCTGAAAGTAGGTGATGATGTCGAAAAAGATTTACAGGCGGGCGATGTGCGGATGACAATGGGGGGCGAACCTACATTTGTTTCCATTGATGATAACGAATCGCCCGAGTGGAATTCGGCTGCCGATGGCCCCCTAAAACGCAAACTCTCCTACGATCTGGCTTTGCGGCTCAAAAATCGGTTTGCGCACGGTGGCCTGCTCCACTTCGGACAGGGGAAATGGTATCCTGGCGAACCCTTTCCCCGATGGCAATATGGGTTATACTGGCGCAAAGATGGGCTACCCATCTGGAAAAACGACGATCTCATTGCCAAAGAAGCGCAAACTTCATTTACGTTCAGAGAAGCCGAAACTTTTATTAACGAATTAGCCCGATGCCTGGGACTTAGTGTCAATAATATCACTCCAGCCTACGAAGATCCTATTTACTGGGCGCTGGAAGAAAACAAGATTCCCGTTAATCTCGATCCACTGGACATTGATCTGAGCGACTCCATTGAGCGCCGGACGCTGGCCAGTATTCTGGAAAAGGGCCTCAATAATCCGGCCGGTTTTGTACTGCCGGTAGAATGGGATAGCAACACTAATTCGTGGGTAAGCTGCGTCTGGGAATTCCGCCGAAAAAGCTGTTTTCTTGTACCAGGCAATTCGCCAATTGGTTTGCGGCTTCCACTCTCTTCGTTACCCCACGTCACAAAAAATCGCCGAAAACAGCCCGTTGAGCGAAGTCTGTTCGAAGAGCTACCCGTTCTGGGTTCCTACCAGTCGGTTGTCGAAAGCCGCTATGGTAGCGAAACATCGCCCTACAGAGCCCCCGTTGGGCAGGAGCCAAAACCCAAAGCCGACGAGAAACCGGCCGAAAAGGCCACAACCGAGAAGACACCTTTATTTGAGGTCGATACGATCCGAACAGCCATTAGCCTGGAAGCCCGCGATGGTATTATCTATGTTTTTCTGCCTCCAGTCGATTATCTGGAACACTATCTGGATTTAATCGCGTCGCTGGAAGCTACCGCCGAAACGCTCCAGATGCCAATTCGGGTAGAAGGCTATACACCCCCTTCCGACTATCGTATCCAGAAATTGGTGGTGTCGCCCGATCCGGGTGTAATTGAAGTAAATGTGCATCCGGCTGCTTCCTGGCAGGAACTGGTCGACAATACAACAGCCCTCTATGAAGAAGCGTTTTTAGCGCGACTGGGCACCGAAAAATTCATGGTCGATGGTCGGCATACGGGAACGGGCGGAGGTAACCACGTGACCATTGGTGGTGCCAAACCCGCCGATAGCCCCATACTCCGACGGCCCGACTTATTGCGAAGCCTGATCACATATTGGCAACACCATCCGGCGCTTAGCTATTTGTTTGCCGGGCCATTTATTGGCCCTACCAGTCAGGCACCCCGCATCGACGAAGGCCGCGACGAGCGTTTGTATGAGGTTGAAATTGCGTTCGATCAGATTCCTGAAGACCGGGAAGTACCGTTCTGGATGGTCGACCGGATTTTCCGGAATCTGCTGGTCGATATTACCGGCAATACGCACCGAACGGAGTTCTGTATCGACAAGCTGTATTCACCCGATTCGTCGACGGGCAGGCTCGGCATTCTGGAATTTCGGGCGTTCGATATGCCTCCGCATAAACACATGAACCTGGTTCAAACGCTGCTGGTGCGGGCGCTGGTATCTATGTTCTGGAAACAGCCTTACAAGAAAAAACTCATCCGCTGGGGCACCGAACTCCACGATCAGTTTCTGTTGCCGCATTTTGTTTACCTCGATATGGTTGATGTGGTCACCGATTTGAAAGCAGCCGGTTATCCGTTCGATATATCGTGGTTCGATCCATTTTTCGAGTTCCGTTTTCCACATCACGGCACCATCACGGTAGATAATATTCAGATGCAATTGCGGCTGGGCATTGAGCCCTGGCACGTGCTGGGCGAAGAGCTGTCGAACGCCGGAACCGCCCGTTTCGTCGATTCGTCGCTGGAACGTTTACAGGTAAAAGTAAGCGGCTTTGTGGATGGCCGACACATTTTGCTGTGTAACGGCTGCCGGGTTCCGCTGCGCAGTACGGGCATCAAGGGCGAATATGTGGCAGGCATCCGCTACAAAGCCTGGAATCCGCCCTCGGCATTGCACCCCACCATTGGTGTCGATGCACCGCTGATACTGGATATTATCGACACCTGGAACAACCGGGTATTGGGTGGCTGTACGTATTTTGTGTCGCATCCGGGCGGGCGCAGCTTCGATACGTATCCAATCAACAGTTACGAAGCCGAATCGCGCCGAATCAGCCGGTTCTGGGGCTTTGGGCATACACCTTCGCAAACAGATGCGATTCCGGTGCCGGTAAAATTCTCCCCAACCATCTCCCGATTTGTAGCCGAGCATAAGAAAGACCTTCGGGTCGATACTCCTTTGGAACTGGTCAACCAGGATTATCCGCATACGCTCGATCTGCGTCGGTTCTGGCGGGCAAAATAA
- a CDS encoding putative zinc-binding metallopeptidase: MNIYPCQCGNTLHFENSSCVNCHREVGWCPSCEGIRSLNPLDEHTYSCGNCQATLTKCANYRDYQVCNRCVVVTTTWQQADAYCDCCSLNRIVPDMSVPGNQEKWYKLEAAKRRLLYTLDILGLPYGSVYSGFSLPLIFDFKGDVVLTTQAGTDAIIAEKVFTGHADGTITINIEEADPVEREKLRVDFGESHRTLIGHFHHEIGHYYWQLLVQYRCEEECKAVFGDHTAVDYVIAMNQYYQQGPKPDWALRYISAYASMHPWEDFAETFRAYLEMITILDTAENVNLLLEEEESVDFRGTPFDKLLLNYEQLGIKLNEMNRTMGLLDVVPEVFNAAIVQKMKFIHKLVKQGRSMKKEVKRATVLA, translated from the coding sequence ATGAATATATATCCGTGTCAGTGCGGGAATACGCTGCATTTTGAGAATTCATCCTGTGTCAATTGCCATCGGGAAGTAGGTTGGTGCCCGTCGTGCGAGGGTATCCGATCGCTTAATCCGCTCGATGAACATACCTATAGCTGCGGCAATTGCCAGGCAACCTTAACAAAATGCGCCAACTATCGAGACTATCAGGTCTGTAATCGTTGTGTTGTGGTAACTACAACCTGGCAGCAGGCCGACGCATATTGCGACTGCTGTAGTCTGAATCGTATTGTGCCCGATATGTCGGTACCGGGTAATCAGGAGAAATGGTATAAACTTGAAGCAGCAAAACGACGTCTTCTTTATACCCTGGATATTCTTGGGCTACCCTACGGATCGGTCTATTCCGGTTTTTCGTTACCCCTGATTTTTGATTTCAAAGGCGATGTAGTGCTAACTACGCAGGCCGGAACCGACGCTATCATTGCCGAAAAAGTGTTCACTGGCCATGCCGATGGCACCATTACGATCAATATTGAAGAGGCCGACCCGGTGGAGCGGGAAAAACTTCGGGTCGATTTTGGCGAATCGCACCGTACGCTGATCGGGCATTTTCATCATGAGATCGGGCATTATTACTGGCAGTTGTTGGTTCAGTATCGTTGCGAAGAAGAATGTAAAGCCGTATTTGGCGATCATACGGCTGTCGATTACGTAATAGCCATGAATCAGTATTATCAGCAGGGACCTAAACCCGACTGGGCGCTCAGGTACATCAGTGCTTACGCCAGTATGCACCCGTGGGAAGATTTTGCCGAAACATTTAGGGCCTATCTGGAAATGATTACTATTCTGGATACTGCCGAGAATGTGAACCTATTGCTCGAAGAAGAGGAATCGGTTGATTTTCGGGGAACCCCCTTCGATAAACTACTGCTTAACTATGAGCAACTAGGCATAAAACTTAACGAAATGAACCGCACAATGGGATTGCTGGATGTGGTTCCCGAAGTGTTCAATGCGGCCATTGTTCAAAAAATGAAATTCATCCATAAGCTGGTGAAACAAGGCCGATCGATGAAAAAAGAAGTGAAGCGGGCAACGGTGCTGGCATAA
- the pyk gene encoding pyruvate kinase, which yields MSKKTKIVATIGPASETKEQLLALAKAGVNVFRLNFSHGTHEDHLQRLNRIREINAEYNLNLCVLQDLQGPKIRIGNVENKDGVMLLPGSQLVFTNDDIIGTAERVSTPYKGMYQDVHPGERILMDDGKLEVRVIGTDGTDVVTEVVYGGPMKSKKGVNLPNTKVSMPAVTEKDWEDLKFGLEHNAEWIALSFVREASEIIEIKEYIKAQGKSSRVIAKIEKPEAIQNIDAIIEATDGLMVARGDLGVELPAEQVPMIQKMLVEKCNKAAKPVIVATQMLESMIDAPRPTRAEINDIANSVLDGADAVMLSAETASGKYPILAVESMANTIRQVEATSDTIYYRYHAYVNEHPSENVINDNVVMSACRLARDTKAKAVIGITNSGYTAVRLSHHRPKADLFVFCNDARLRNTLGLYWGVQVMPYEPNHDLNVDQTVEGIKQTLIGQGKLASGDIFINTLSMPLTQSRRTNTVKLSTVD from the coding sequence ATGTCTAAGAAAACCAAGATTGTGGCCACTATTGGCCCGGCTTCCGAAACGAAAGAACAATTGCTGGCATTAGCCAAAGCCGGTGTCAACGTATTCCGGCTCAACTTCTCCCACGGTACCCACGAAGACCACCTTCAGCGATTAAATCGCATTCGTGAGATCAATGCAGAATACAATCTGAATCTGTGCGTGTTGCAGGATTTACAAGGGCCTAAGATCCGTATTGGTAATGTCGAAAATAAAGATGGCGTCATGCTGCTTCCTGGTAGCCAGCTCGTATTTACAAACGACGACATCATTGGAACGGCTGAACGGGTCAGTACACCTTATAAAGGCATGTATCAGGACGTTCATCCGGGGGAGCGCATCCTGATGGACGATGGCAAACTGGAAGTTCGTGTGATTGGTACCGATGGTACCGATGTGGTGACGGAAGTCGTTTATGGCGGTCCGATGAAATCCAAAAAAGGAGTGAACCTGCCAAACACCAAAGTGTCGATGCCCGCTGTTACCGAAAAAGACTGGGAAGATCTTAAGTTTGGCCTGGAGCACAACGCCGAATGGATTGCGCTCTCGTTTGTCCGTGAAGCTTCAGAAATTATTGAAATCAAAGAATACATTAAAGCACAAGGCAAGAGTAGCCGTGTTATTGCCAAAATTGAAAAACCGGAAGCGATCCAGAACATCGACGCCATTATTGAAGCGACCGATGGTCTGATGGTTGCCCGTGGCGACCTGGGCGTTGAATTACCGGCCGAGCAAGTACCGATGATTCAGAAAATGCTGGTTGAGAAGTGTAACAAAGCCGCCAAGCCGGTTATTGTGGCTACCCAGATGCTCGAAAGCATGATCGACGCTCCTCGCCCAACCCGCGCCGAAATCAACGATATTGCCAACTCGGTGTTGGATGGTGCCGATGCCGTAATGCTGAGTGCCGAAACGGCGTCGGGCAAATACCCAATTCTGGCCGTCGAAAGTATGGCCAATACCATTCGGCAGGTCGAAGCCACCAGCGACACAATTTATTATCGCTACCATGCTTATGTGAATGAACATCCGAGCGAAAATGTCATTAACGACAACGTGGTGATGAGCGCCTGCCGGCTGGCACGCGACACAAAAGCGAAGGCCGTTATTGGCATTACAAATTCGGGCTATACGGCCGTGCGGCTCTCGCACCACCGGCCCAAAGCCGATTTGTTTGTCTTCTGTAATGATGCCCGGCTCCGGAACACCTTAGGTCTGTATTGGGGGGTTCAGGTAATGCCTTATGAACCAAACCACGATCTGAATGTCGATCAGACGGTAGAGGGTATTAAACAAACGCTGATTGGTCAGGGCAAACTGGCCTCTGGCGATATTTTTATCAATACACTCAGTATGCCGCTTACGCAAAGCCGTCGGACCAATACGGTAAAGCTGAGCACGGTCGATTAA